From one Alicyclobacillus acidocaldarius subsp. acidocaldarius Tc-4-1 genomic stretch:
- the acpP gene encoding acyl carrier protein encodes MATLSREEIEARVRKVVANQLQVSESEVKPDSLFVDDLGADSLDLTELAVAFEDEFDLEIPEADFGQLSTVAGVVDYIERRLSA; translated from the coding sequence ATGGCAACGTTGAGCAGAGAGGAAATCGAGGCGCGCGTGCGCAAAGTCGTTGCGAACCAGCTGCAGGTGAGCGAGTCCGAGGTGAAGCCGGACAGCCTGTTTGTGGACGATCTCGGCGCGGACTCTCTCGACCTCACCGAGCTCGCCGTCGCGTTTGAGGACGAATTCGACCTCGAGATCCCCGAGGCGGACTTCGGCCAGCTGTCGACGGTGGCGGGCGTGGTGGACTACATCGAGCGCCGCCTGTCCGCGTGA
- a CDS encoding acyl-CoA dehydrogenase family protein, with protein sequence MDILNPSARDAIAPSFPSYDADLVARANEIRNRVIQFREEEGAEWGAQIERDERIPEALWVRIRELGFHKLTQPKWVGGEGLPLGLYFPILEEVAHMHGTIRMMVHAYNSIWRTVGQGTREQQEYWLKKLVNEGALVAFALTEPDNGTGIDLRTIATYENGKFVLNGRKHLITFAEEAAVIAVIAKMEGGAGRTGLTAFLVPQGRKGMKLTPMPHMMGDKGCSHAVIEFENCEVGEDEVLGEIGEGFGVAVRGFLDQSRACIAQSAVGLAQEALDRALDYVRRRTTFGKALASRQAVQMRLAEMQIAIQGARLLCLDAAYKYDQGRDISLEAAIAKANAIRMVGEVTDGALSLYGGIGYAVTSPVERLYRDARSLWFEEGTLEMQKMTIAEALLAEARRRERAQKRAE encoded by the coding sequence ATGGACATCTTGAATCCGTCGGCGCGGGACGCCATCGCGCCGTCGTTCCCATCGTATGACGCCGATCTCGTCGCGCGCGCGAACGAGATCCGCAACCGGGTCATTCAGTTTCGCGAGGAGGAAGGCGCCGAGTGGGGCGCGCAAATCGAGCGCGACGAGCGCATTCCCGAGGCGCTCTGGGTGCGCATCCGCGAGCTCGGCTTCCACAAGCTGACGCAGCCCAAGTGGGTCGGCGGCGAGGGGCTTCCGCTCGGCCTCTACTTCCCCATCCTCGAAGAGGTCGCGCACATGCACGGCACCATCCGCATGATGGTGCACGCGTACAACAGCATCTGGCGCACGGTGGGGCAGGGCACGCGCGAGCAACAGGAATACTGGCTGAAGAAGCTCGTGAACGAAGGCGCGCTCGTCGCGTTTGCGCTCACCGAACCCGACAACGGTACGGGCATCGATCTGCGCACCATCGCGACGTATGAGAACGGCAAGTTCGTGCTGAACGGCCGCAAGCACCTCATCACGTTCGCCGAGGAGGCGGCCGTGATCGCCGTCATCGCGAAGATGGAGGGTGGCGCGGGCCGCACGGGGCTCACGGCGTTCCTCGTGCCGCAGGGCCGCAAGGGCATGAAGCTCACGCCCATGCCGCACATGATGGGCGACAAGGGCTGCTCGCACGCCGTGATCGAGTTCGAGAATTGCGAAGTCGGCGAGGACGAGGTGCTCGGCGAAATTGGCGAAGGGTTTGGCGTCGCGGTGCGCGGATTTTTGGACCAGAGCCGCGCGTGCATCGCGCAGAGCGCGGTGGGGCTCGCGCAGGAGGCGCTGGACCGCGCGCTCGATTACGTCCGGCGCCGCACGACGTTCGGCAAGGCGCTCGCGAGCCGGCAGGCCGTGCAGATGCGGCTGGCGGAGATGCAGATTGCGATTCAGGGCGCAAGGCTTCTCTGCCTCGACGCGGCCTACAAGTACGACCAAGGTCGCGACATCTCGCTCGAAGCCGCCATCGCGAAGGCGAACGCCATCCGCATGGTGGGCGAGGTGACGGACGGGGCGCTCTCGCTCTACGGGGGCATCGGCTACGCGGTGACAAGCCCCGTGGAGCGGCTGTACCGCGACGCGAGATCGCTCTGGTTCGAGGAAGGCACGCTTGAGATGCAGAAGATGACCATCGCGGAGGCGCTCTTGGCCGAGGCGCGCCGGCGCGAGCGGGCGCAGAAGAGGGCTGAGTGA
- a CDS encoding class I adenylate-forming enzyme family protein: MFDFPGRTLTEERAKLYFEKGYWTNESFVDVLFEDVKKYPNFVHRDETREATYEKLWSEVESVAAHLYRMGVRKGDTVALQLPNVLDYVVAVFACARIGAIGVSLQIDLGRQAIISSMRTSRAKVWIIADYFRGESLFEMAVSLKPELPDLTHIVVQGDPERAPEGATTFASLREAGDKLGEAELEANKPGPLDAFLMVFTSGTTGSPKGVVHLHANYLWAARAYAKNFGYQPGEAVLCLAPICHQTGMLAGVMMTVASGGRIMLLDRFSAARVIDWIEKYKPTYLVGAPPHVIHVANAPNLKQADTSSVKLFIYAGAPVPKAVLEQLQRDSGIKVGCMFGWSEGFLATATRPDDPLEALSSTVGFVIPGTEVRLVDEEGHDVKPGEPGEMWARGPNFSAGYYHNPEAAHRQWDEEGWFHSGDILRQDENGRYIFIARADDIINRGGTKIDPKTVEDAISKHEAVQNVAVVGAPDPTLGQMTVACVILKEGAKPFTLRELRDFLAEQGLAKFQFPDRLEFMTEFPQTHSGKIKKKDLRERFRLEAEGQGAHA; this comes from the coding sequence ATGTTTGACTTTCCGGGCCGCACGCTGACGGAAGAGCGTGCCAAGCTGTACTTCGAAAAGGGGTATTGGACGAACGAGTCGTTTGTCGACGTCCTGTTCGAGGACGTGAAGAAGTATCCGAACTTTGTCCACCGCGACGAGACGCGCGAGGCGACGTACGAGAAGCTGTGGAGCGAGGTGGAGTCCGTGGCCGCCCACCTCTACCGAATGGGCGTGCGCAAGGGGGACACCGTCGCGCTGCAGCTGCCCAACGTACTCGACTACGTCGTGGCCGTGTTCGCCTGCGCGCGCATCGGCGCGATTGGCGTGTCGCTGCAAATTGATCTCGGCCGCCAGGCCATCATCTCGAGCATGCGCACGTCGCGGGCCAAGGTGTGGATCATCGCGGACTATTTCCGCGGGGAGTCGCTCTTCGAGATGGCCGTGAGCCTGAAGCCGGAGTTGCCGGATCTCACGCACATCGTCGTCCAGGGCGATCCGGAGCGCGCCCCCGAAGGCGCCACGACCTTCGCCAGCCTGCGCGAGGCCGGGGACAAGCTCGGCGAGGCGGAGCTTGAGGCCAACAAGCCCGGCCCGCTCGACGCCTTCCTGATGGTGTTCACTTCGGGCACCACCGGATCGCCGAAGGGCGTGGTGCACCTACACGCGAACTACCTCTGGGCGGCCCGGGCGTACGCGAAAAACTTCGGCTATCAGCCGGGGGAGGCCGTGTTGTGCCTCGCGCCCATCTGCCACCAGACGGGCATGCTCGCGGGCGTCATGATGACCGTCGCGAGTGGCGGGCGGATCATGCTCTTGGATCGGTTCTCCGCCGCGCGCGTGATCGACTGGATTGAAAAATACAAGCCGACGTACCTCGTGGGCGCGCCGCCGCACGTCATCCACGTGGCCAACGCGCCCAACCTGAAGCAGGCGGACACCTCGAGCGTGAAGCTGTTCATCTACGCCGGGGCGCCCGTGCCGAAGGCCGTGCTCGAGCAACTCCAGCGCGACAGCGGCATCAAGGTGGGCTGCATGTTCGGCTGGTCCGAGGGCTTCCTCGCCACCGCCACGCGGCCGGACGATCCGCTCGAGGCGCTCTCCTCCACCGTCGGCTTTGTCATCCCGGGCACGGAGGTCCGGCTGGTGGACGAGGAGGGCCACGACGTCAAGCCGGGTGAGCCCGGGGAGATGTGGGCGCGCGGCCCGAACTTCAGCGCGGGCTACTACCACAACCCGGAGGCCGCGCACCGGCAGTGGGACGAGGAAGGCTGGTTCCACTCGGGGGACATCCTGCGCCAGGACGAGAACGGCCGCTACATCTTCATCGCCCGGGCGGACGACATCATCAACCGGGGCGGCACGAAGATCGACCCGAAGACCGTCGAGGACGCCATCTCGAAGCACGAGGCGGTACAGAACGTCGCCGTGGTCGGCGCGCCGGATCCGACGCTCGGCCAGATGACGGTGGCCTGCGTCATCCTCAAGGAGGGCGCGAAGCCGTTCACGCTGCGCGAACTGCGCGATTTTCTCGCCGAGCAGGGGCTCGCGAAGTTCCAGTTCCCCGACAGGCTGGAATTCATGACCGAGTTCCCGCAGACGCACTCCGGTAAGATCAAGAAGAAGGATCTGCGCGAGCGGTTTCGGCTCGAGGCCGAGGGCCAAGGAGCCCACGCGTGA
- a CDS encoding SDR family NAD(P)-dependent oxidoreductase, with product MLLEGKRAFITGSSRGIGRAIAIQMAKHGADVVVHYRRQPEEAEATAQAIRDLGRRAMVVKAELEIQDELNQAFDQIEREFGDLDIFVANAAASAFKPIEQLKDYHLDRTYRVVIHSTVFAAQRVIPMMERRGGGRIITMSSMGSTFTLPNYATLGTAKAALEALTRYLARETAPKNITVNAINPGVVDTESARFYGADHYDAYRRDVEAHTPLGRLASPEEVADVAVFLASDLSRFVTGQVIWVDGGLTLLTGGFESF from the coding sequence TTGTTACTGGAAGGAAAGCGGGCATTCATCACCGGATCGAGCCGCGGCATCGGCCGCGCCATCGCCATTCAGATGGCCAAGCACGGCGCGGACGTGGTGGTCCACTACCGGCGTCAGCCGGAGGAGGCCGAGGCCACCGCGCAGGCGATTCGAGACCTCGGCCGCCGGGCGATGGTTGTCAAGGCGGAGCTCGAGATCCAGGACGAGCTGAACCAGGCGTTTGACCAGATTGAGCGAGAGTTCGGCGATCTCGACATCTTCGTCGCGAACGCCGCCGCGTCGGCGTTCAAGCCCATCGAGCAGTTGAAGGACTACCACCTCGACCGGACGTACCGCGTGGTAATTCACAGCACCGTGTTCGCGGCGCAGCGCGTCATCCCCATGATGGAGCGGCGCGGCGGCGGCCGGATCATCACCATGTCGAGCATGGGCAGCACCTTCACGCTGCCCAATTACGCCACGCTCGGCACGGCGAAGGCGGCGCTTGAGGCGCTCACCCGCTACCTCGCGCGCGAGACCGCGCCGAAGAACATCACGGTGAACGCCATCAACCCAGGCGTTGTCGACACGGAGTCCGCCCGCTTCTACGGGGCGGATCACTACGACGCCTACCGCCGCGACGTCGAGGCGCACACGCCGCTCGGCCGCCTCGCGTCGCCAGAAGAGGTGGCCGACGTCGCCGTCTTCCTCGCGAGCGATCTCAGCCGCTTCGTCACCGGCCAGGTCATCTGGGTGGATGGCGGCCTGACGCTTCTCACGGGCGGATTTGAAAGCTTTTGA
- a CDS encoding FAD-dependent oxidoreductase, with protein MPERWMKRRYEALAQPGKIGSLELPHRILMGSMHMGLEHDDDEMMARLCAFYRERALGGAALIITGGACVLPEGGGHMFVLTNPRHVERLAQLPKAVHEVGGRIALQLYHAGRYAFSEEIGQQAVAPSPLPSRLTRETPREMTLEDIRRTIEGYANAARTAKEIGFDAIEIMGSEGYLLNQFLSPLTNHRNDEYGGDFERRMRLPLEVVEAVRRAVGPAYPIIFRMSGLDCMPGSTTPEETLQFAQALERAGVDALNVGIGWHEAAVPTVQQVVPRGGFAGVAAFVRQHVTVPVLAANRLNVPEVANELVADGFLDFIAPARPWLADAEFAKKILEGDRDGLNVCIACNQSCLDHTLVKPYRVVSCLVNPRAGYEALRPRVKAQVKRRVAVVGGGPAGLEAARAAAERGHEVTLFERDKELGGQFRLASRIPGKDEFLETIRYYEVMLERLGVTVTMQTEPSLDQLAEFDDVIVAVGVKPKAPGIPGEDLPHVVSYQDLLMGRVQPGQNIVILGAGGIGCDVAVFLGTRRRMTPEALAFFEEQGLPVPEPIERTITMLARSDRIGRGIGRSTRWVVRQEMERLGVNVVPNVAMLEITQDGVRIAREGHEEVVPADQVVLCTGQLSQDTSWAEKLPPRVRVHVVGGARDSRDINAARAIREAWTAAYEIG; from the coding sequence ATGCCAGAGAGATGGATGAAACGGCGCTATGAAGCGCTGGCCCAGCCAGGGAAGATTGGTTCACTGGAGCTTCCGCACCGCATTCTCATGGGCTCCATGCACATGGGCCTCGAGCACGACGACGACGAGATGATGGCGCGCCTGTGCGCCTTTTACCGCGAGCGCGCGCTGGGCGGCGCGGCGCTCATCATCACGGGCGGCGCGTGCGTGCTGCCGGAGGGCGGCGGCCACATGTTTGTGCTCACGAACCCGCGCCACGTGGAACGGCTGGCGCAACTGCCGAAAGCCGTGCACGAGGTGGGCGGCCGCATCGCGCTTCAGCTCTACCACGCGGGCAGGTATGCGTTTTCGGAGGAGATTGGCCAGCAGGCGGTGGCGCCGAGCCCGCTTCCGTCTCGGCTCACGCGCGAGACGCCCCGCGAGATGACCTTGGAGGACATCCGCCGTACCATCGAGGGCTATGCGAACGCGGCGCGGACCGCGAAGGAGATAGGCTTTGACGCCATCGAGATCATGGGGTCGGAAGGCTATCTCCTCAACCAGTTCTTGTCGCCCCTCACGAACCACCGCAACGACGAGTACGGCGGCGACTTCGAGCGCCGCATGCGGCTGCCCCTCGAAGTGGTGGAGGCGGTGCGCCGCGCCGTGGGGCCTGCGTACCCCATCATCTTCCGCATGTCCGGGCTCGACTGCATGCCTGGCAGCACCACGCCGGAGGAGACCCTCCAATTCGCGCAGGCGCTCGAGCGGGCGGGGGTGGACGCGCTCAACGTCGGCATCGGCTGGCACGAGGCCGCCGTGCCCACGGTGCAGCAGGTGGTCCCGCGTGGCGGTTTCGCCGGCGTCGCCGCGTTTGTGCGCCAGCACGTCACCGTGCCCGTGCTCGCCGCCAATCGCCTGAACGTGCCCGAGGTGGCCAACGAGCTTGTGGCGGACGGCTTCCTCGACTTCATCGCCCCTGCGCGCCCGTGGCTCGCGGACGCCGAGTTCGCGAAGAAGATCCTCGAGGGCGATCGCGACGGCCTGAACGTGTGCATCGCCTGCAACCAGTCCTGCCTGGACCACACGCTCGTGAAGCCGTACCGCGTCGTGAGCTGCCTCGTCAACCCGCGCGCGGGCTACGAGGCGCTCCGCCCGCGCGTCAAGGCGCAGGTCAAGCGGCGCGTGGCGGTGGTCGGCGGCGGGCCCGCCGGGCTTGAGGCGGCGCGCGCGGCCGCGGAGCGCGGGCACGAGGTCACGCTGTTCGAGCGGGACAAGGAGCTCGGCGGGCAGTTCCGCCTCGCCTCGCGCATCCCGGGCAAGGACGAGTTTTTGGAGACCATTCGGTATTATGAGGTCATGCTTGAACGCCTGGGCGTGACTGTTACAATGCAGACAGAGCCGAGCCTGGACCAGCTCGCCGAGTTTGACGACGTGATCGTCGCGGTGGGCGTGAAGCCGAAGGCGCCGGGCATCCCAGGCGAGGATCTGCCGCACGTGGTGTCGTACCAGGATCTGCTCATGGGCCGCGTGCAGCCGGGCCAAAACATCGTCATCCTCGGCGCGGGCGGCATCGGCTGTGACGTCGCCGTGTTCCTCGGCACCAGGCGGCGCATGACGCCCGAGGCGCTGGCGTTCTTCGAGGAGCAGGGGCTCCCTGTGCCAGAGCCCATTGAGCGCACCATCACCATGCTCGCGCGAAGCGACCGCATCGGCCGCGGCATCGGCCGCAGCACGCGCTGGGTGGTTCGCCAGGAGATGGAGCGGCTCGGCGTGAACGTCGTGCCGAACGTGGCGATGCTCGAAATCACGCAAGACGGCGTGCGAATTGCGCGCGAGGGCCACGAGGAAGTGGTCCCCGCGGATCAGGTGGTGCTCTGCACGGGGCAACTGTCCCAGGACACGTCCTGGGCGGAGAAGCTCCCGCCGCGCGTGCGCGTGCACGTGGTCGGCGGCGCGCGGGACAGCCGCGACATCAACGCGGCGCGCGCCATTCGCGAGGCCTGGACGGCCGCGTACGAGATTGGATGA
- a CDS encoding DNA modification methylase, translating to MHANRTDRDVAASNMEPWLKRRCSDPQLRLNAISPYYTMFPLAFPLRVLAGAERGWVLDPFCGRGTTNFAARLVGFPTVGVDINPIAVAIAQAKLASTTVHGVVARCQQIVESEAPGDVPDGEFWRWCFHQKTLEDVCRLRQALSDVQTEEDIVLRALVLGVLHGPRNKGLPSYLSNQMPRTYATKPDAAVRYWKSREIHPVYVDVLDVVRRRAEHVLSHVPDKVPGFVRLADSRTLAPDDFAMRFRYVITSPPYFGMKTYVSDHWLRHWFLGGPPYVDYASDPQLGRPSLPAFIEGLREVWTRVSQVCEPGALLVVRFGAIPSYEVDPVEVLRASLSGTPWKERRLCDAGSASNGRRQADQFQFVRSRSTLEVDLYASLEEA from the coding sequence ATGCATGCCAATCGTACAGACCGCGACGTCGCGGCTTCCAACATGGAGCCTTGGTTGAAACGGAGATGTTCTGATCCGCAACTGCGGCTCAACGCCATCAGCCCGTATTACACCATGTTTCCTCTCGCGTTCCCGCTTCGCGTTCTGGCGGGCGCGGAGCGCGGATGGGTGCTGGATCCGTTCTGCGGTCGAGGCACGACGAATTTTGCGGCGAGGCTCGTCGGCTTTCCTACGGTCGGTGTGGATATCAATCCCATCGCGGTGGCTATCGCGCAGGCGAAGCTGGCGTCGACCACGGTCCACGGCGTCGTGGCGCGGTGTCAACAGATCGTGGAAAGCGAAGCGCCGGGCGATGTCCCGGACGGCGAATTCTGGCGCTGGTGTTTTCACCAAAAGACGCTCGAAGATGTCTGCCGCCTCCGCCAGGCGCTTTCCGACGTTCAGACGGAGGAGGACATCGTGCTGCGCGCGCTCGTGCTCGGCGTGCTACACGGCCCGCGCAACAAAGGTCTGCCGTCCTATTTGTCCAACCAGATGCCGCGCACCTATGCCACGAAACCCGACGCTGCGGTGCGCTACTGGAAGTCGCGCGAGATCCATCCGGTCTATGTGGACGTACTGGACGTCGTGCGCAGGCGCGCCGAACACGTGTTGTCGCATGTGCCGGACAAAGTGCCCGGCTTCGTCCGGCTGGCGGACAGCCGAACGCTCGCGCCGGACGATTTTGCGATGCGCTTTCGGTACGTCATCACCTCGCCGCCGTATTTCGGCATGAAGACGTACGTCTCGGACCACTGGCTTCGCCACTGGTTTCTCGGCGGCCCGCCCTACGTCGACTACGCGTCGGACCCGCAACTCGGCCGCCCCTCGCTGCCCGCGTTCATCGAGGGCCTGCGCGAGGTCTGGACGCGGGTCAGCCAAGTCTGCGAACCCGGTGCGCTCCTCGTGGTGCGGTTCGGCGCCATACCGAGTTACGAGGTCGACCCCGTCGAAGTCCTGCGCGCGAGTCTGAGCGGCACGCCGTGGAAGGAGCGCCGCCTGTGCGATGCCGGCAGCGCGTCCAACGGGCGAAGGCAGGCGGATCAGTTTCAGTTCGTCCGCAGCCGCTCCACGCTGGAGGTCGATCTGTATGCTTCTCTCGAGGAGGCCTAG
- the tlp gene encoding small acid-soluble spore protein Tlp, which yields MPNPDNRADNVERLQEAIHNTMENLHEAEDFLAAHADEMNPKDVRNLVAKNERRRRAIDGFREEIRDEAHDARDRLQ from the coding sequence ATGCCGAATCCGGACAACCGCGCGGACAACGTGGAGCGCCTGCAGGAGGCCATCCACAACACGATGGAAAACCTGCACGAGGCCGAGGACTTTCTCGCCGCGCACGCCGACGAGATGAACCCGAAGGACGTGCGGAACCTGGTGGCGAAAAACGAGCGCAGGCGCCGGGCCATTGACGGATTTCGCGAGGAGATCCGCGACGAGGCGCATGACGCGCGGGATCGCTTGCAATGA
- a CDS encoding alcohol dehydrogenase catalytic domain-containing protein, whose protein sequence is MRALVFDPEGGLRVAEVPTPQPGPGEVLIRVEACGICGSDRQLVRGEGAPFGTSYPVVLGHEIAGRVEALGEGVSGLAPGDAVVVHPFVPCGQCAACARGEEHLCPHQGVLGFTRPGGDAEYVAVPAQNAIRRPDGLDPAEAAILVDAYATPYRAMVSAGVAEEEAVLVIGTGGLGLAALQIAKALGVPQVAVLSRREDAGALALVSGADEFVTLADDSRQAARKLRRMAKGGVGLALDTSGFADGIDFALDVLRPGGKLVTVAMPLDEIPVPFAKLARKGMSIMGSFGSRRADVEELLRMAGEGRVQPDVVVGRRVSLDEAPDALGNPFFGRDTIVFHAP, encoded by the coding sequence ATGCGCGCGCTCGTGTTTGATCCGGAAGGCGGCCTGCGCGTCGCGGAGGTGCCGACGCCACAGCCCGGGCCCGGCGAGGTCCTCATCCGCGTCGAGGCGTGCGGCATCTGCGGAAGCGACAGGCAACTGGTCCGCGGCGAGGGCGCGCCGTTTGGGACGTCGTATCCAGTGGTGCTGGGCCACGAGATTGCGGGCCGCGTGGAGGCGCTCGGCGAGGGCGTCTCGGGCCTCGCGCCGGGCGACGCTGTGGTGGTGCACCCATTTGTGCCGTGCGGCCAGTGCGCGGCGTGCGCGAGGGGCGAGGAGCATCTGTGCCCGCACCAGGGGGTGCTCGGCTTCACGCGGCCCGGCGGCGACGCCGAGTACGTGGCGGTGCCGGCGCAAAACGCCATTCGCCGCCCGGACGGGCTCGATCCGGCCGAAGCGGCCATTCTGGTCGACGCGTACGCGACGCCGTACCGGGCCATGGTGTCGGCGGGGGTGGCCGAGGAAGAGGCGGTGCTCGTCATCGGTACGGGCGGGCTGGGGCTCGCGGCGCTGCAAATCGCCAAGGCCCTGGGCGTGCCGCAGGTGGCCGTGTTGAGCCGGCGAGAGGACGCGGGGGCGCTCGCGCTCGTCTCGGGCGCGGACGAGTTCGTTACGCTCGCGGACGATTCGCGCCAGGCCGCGCGCAAGCTGCGGCGCATGGCGAAAGGAGGGGTGGGACTGGCGCTTGACACGTCCGGCTTTGCCGACGGGATAGACTTTGCTCTCGACGTCCTCCGCCCGGGTGGCAAGCTCGTGACCGTGGCGATGCCTTTGGACGAGATCCCCGTGCCGTTCGCGAAGCTCGCGCGCAAAGGCATGTCTATCATGGGCAGCTTTGGCTCGCGACGCGCCGACGTCGAAGAGCTCCTCCGGATGGCTGGGGAGGGGCGCGTTCAGCCCGACGTCGTGGTGGGGCGGCGCGTGTCGCTCGATGAGGCTCCGGACGCTCTGGGTAACCCGTTTTTTGGCCGCGACACGATTGTCTTCCATGCGCCGTGA
- the proS gene encoding proline--tRNA ligase, whose amino-acid sequence MAKQDKQFVKEITPQSEDFSRWYIDVLQKAEWMDYAPVRGCIVIRPDAYEIWERCQRELDREFKRTGHRNAYFPLFIPESFFEKEKEHVEGFNPELPWVTEAGGDILEERLAVRPTSETMFGHMYAQWIQSYRDLPLLLNQWANVVRWEKRTLPFLRTSEFLWQEGHTAHATEEEAREETMRMLGIYADFVESFLAIPVIRGQKTPSEKFAGAVETYTIESLMKDGRALQTATSHYLGQNFAKSFEIQYLDKDNQLKYVYTTSWGMSTRILGAIVMVHGDDRGLVLPPKLAPTQVVVVPIGPAKAREAVVAKARELFDALKRADIRVHLDDRDDVSPGWKFNEYELRGVPIRLELGPRDLEASQAVLARRDTGEKITVPLDAVVERVQALLSDIQRDLFQAAKRRLEENSHVAETLDQLVEIIQTKRGFVLAGWCGDDACERAVKDACTATSRCIPFNPPARPATCVTCGKPAAHAVWFAKSY is encoded by the coding sequence ATGGCGAAACAGGACAAGCAGTTTGTGAAGGAAATCACGCCTCAATCCGAGGACTTTTCCCGCTGGTACATCGATGTGCTCCAAAAGGCGGAATGGATGGACTACGCGCCGGTGCGCGGCTGCATTGTCATTCGCCCGGACGCGTATGAGATTTGGGAGCGCTGCCAGCGCGAGCTGGATCGGGAGTTCAAGCGGACGGGCCACCGCAACGCGTATTTCCCGCTCTTCATCCCGGAGAGCTTCTTCGAAAAAGAAAAGGAGCACGTGGAGGGCTTCAACCCTGAATTGCCGTGGGTGACGGAAGCGGGCGGCGACATCCTCGAGGAGCGGCTCGCGGTCCGGCCGACGTCCGAGACGATGTTTGGCCACATGTACGCCCAGTGGATTCAGTCGTACCGCGACTTGCCGCTTCTCTTGAACCAATGGGCGAACGTCGTCCGTTGGGAGAAGCGCACGCTGCCGTTCCTCCGGACGAGCGAGTTTTTGTGGCAGGAGGGCCATACCGCACACGCGACCGAGGAAGAGGCCCGCGAGGAGACCATGCGCATGCTCGGCATCTACGCCGACTTCGTCGAGTCGTTCCTCGCCATCCCGGTCATCCGTGGCCAGAAGACGCCGAGCGAAAAATTCGCAGGCGCGGTGGAGACCTACACCATCGAGTCGCTCATGAAGGACGGACGGGCTCTGCAGACGGCCACGAGCCACTACCTCGGCCAAAACTTCGCGAAAAGCTTCGAGATTCAATACCTGGATAAGGACAATCAGCTGAAGTACGTGTACACCACGTCGTGGGGCATGTCCACGCGCATCCTCGGCGCCATCGTCATGGTGCACGGGGACGATCGCGGCCTCGTCCTCCCGCCGAAGCTCGCGCCGACACAGGTCGTCGTTGTGCCCATCGGCCCGGCGAAGGCGCGCGAAGCCGTCGTCGCGAAGGCGCGCGAGTTGTTCGACGCCCTGAAGCGCGCCGACATCCGCGTCCACCTGGACGATCGCGACGACGTCAGCCCCGGCTGGAAGTTCAACGAGTACGAGCTGCGCGGCGTCCCCATCCGGCTCGAGCTCGGCCCGCGGGATCTCGAGGCGTCCCAGGCCGTCCTCGCCCGCCGCGACACCGGGGAAAAGATCACCGTGCCGCTCGACGCCGTCGTGGAGCGCGTGCAGGCGCTCCTCTCGGACATCCAGCGCGACCTGTTCCAGGCGGCCAAGCGGCGCCTCGAGGAGAACTCGCACGTCGCCGAGACCTTGGATCAGCTCGTCGAGATTATCCAGACGAAGCGCGGGTTTGTCCTCGCCGGCTGGTGCGGCGACGACGCGTGCGAGCGCGCCGTGAAGGACGCGTGCACGGCCACCAGCCGCTGCATCCCGTTCAATCCGCCGGCCCGCCCGGCGACCTGCGTCACATGCGGAAAGCCCGCCGCGCACGCGGTTTGGTTCGCCAAGTCGTACTGA